One region of Camelus bactrianus isolate YW-2024 breed Bactrian camel chromosome 20, ASM4877302v1, whole genome shotgun sequence genomic DNA includes:
- the LOC105074054 gene encoding mutS protein homolog 5 isoform X3 gives MASVGATPGRTPQGPGPGEASTNFPCPAPVPGPGEAEEEEEEEPAEIHLCVLWNSGYLGIAYYDTSDSTIHFMPDAPDHESLKLLQRVLDEIDPQSVVTSAKQDENMTRFLGKLASQEHREPKRPEIIFLPSVDFGLEISKQRLLSGNYSFIPDSMTATEKILFLSSIIPFDCLLTVRALGGLLKFLARRRIGVELEDCNVSVPILGFKKFVLTHLVSIDQDTYSVLQIFKSESHPSVYKVASGLKEGLSLFGILNRCRCKWGEKLLRLWFTRPTQDLGELNSRLDVIQFFLLPQNLDMAQMLHRLLGHIKNVPLILKRMKLSHTKVSDWQVLYKTVYSALGLRDACRSLPQSIQLFRDIAQEFSDDLHHIASLIGKVVDFEGSLAENRFIVLPNIDPEIDEKKRRLMGLPSFLTEVAQKELENLDSRIPSCSVIYIPLIGFLLSIPRLPSMVETSDFEIEGLDFMFLSEEKLHYRSARTKELDALLGDLHCDIRDQETLLMHQLQCQVLARAAVLTRVLDLASRLDVLLALASAARDYGYSRPRYSPRLLGVRIQNGRHPLMELCARTFVPNSAECGGDKGRVKVITGPNSSGKSIYLKQVGLITFMALVGSFVPAEEAEIGAVDAIFTRIHSCESISLGLSTFMIDLNQVAKAVNNATEQSLVLIDEFGKGTNTVDGLALLAAVIRHWLALGPTCPHVFVATNFLSLVQLQLLPQGPLVQYLTMETCEDGNDLVFFYQVCEGVASASHASHTAAQAGLPDKLIARGKEVSDFIRSGKPIQPVKELLKEKQMEKTMGSRGRSGLPLVQAPYTVLLLPLETSHQDPGARSFFLWLQRMQALEREQDALWQGLELLEHSQAWYEGRLREAQQQQLRLGALGENFLTDSHSEPGSPQLAQIQKVNICLQNLIQGKFSPHPLNKDSSCATQDWKGRPRKQNLWQQQVSCREVGGGWKPWASVGVGSTNTQTVSLLFSRS, from the exons ATGGCCTCCGTAGGAGCGACCCCAGGGAGGACGCCGCAGGGACCAGGCCCCGGCGAGGCCTCGACCAACTTCCCCTGCCCAGCGCCAGTACCAGGTCCCGGGGAGgccgaggaggaggaagaggaggagccgGCGGAG ATCCATCTGTGTGTGCTGTGGAATTCAGGATACCTGGGGATTGCCTACTATGACACTAGTGACTCCACCATCCACTTTATGCCAGATGCCCCAGACCATGAGAGCCTCAAGCTGCTCCAAAGAG TTCTGGATGAAATTGATCCCCAGTCTGTTGTTACGAGTGCCAAACAGGATGAGAATATGACTCGGTTTCTGGGGAAGCTTG CCTCCCAAGAGCACAGAGAGCCTAAGAGACCTGAAATCATATTTTTGCCCAGTGTGGATTTtg GTCTGGAGATAAGCAAACAGCGCCTCCTTTCTGGAAACTACTCCTTCATCCCGGACTCCATGACTGCCACTGAGAaaattctcttcctctcctccatcaTCCCCTTTGACTGCCTCCTCACG GTTCGAGCACTTGGAGGGCTGCTCAAGTTCCTGGCTCGAAGAAGAATCGGGGTTGAACTAGAAGACTGTAACGTCAGTGTGCCCATCCTGGGCTTTAAGAAATTTGTGTT GACCCACCTGGTGAGCATAGATCAAGACACTTACAG TGTTCTGCAGATATTTAAGAGTGAGTCTCATCCCTCGGTGTACAAAGTGGCCAGTGGACTCAAGGAGGGGCTCAGCCTCTTTG GAATCCTCAACAGATGCCGCTGTAAGTGGGGAGAGAAATTGCTCAG GCTATGGTTCACACGTCCAACTCAGGACCTGGGGGAACTAAATTCCCGTCTGGATGTCATTCAGTTTTTCCTGTTACCCCAGAATCTGGACATGGCTCAGATGCTGCATCGACTGCTGGGTCACATCAAGAACGTGCCT CTGATTCTTAAACGCATGAAGTTGTCCCACACCAAGGTCAGTGACTGGCAGGTTCTCTACAAG ACTGTGTACAGTGCCCTGGGCCTGAGGGATGCCTGCCGCTCCCTGCCCCAGTCCATTCAGCTCTTTAGGGACATTGCCCAAGAGTTCTCTGATGACCTACACCACATTGCCAGCCTCATTGGGAAAGTG GTAGACTTTGAGGGCAGTCTGGCTGAAAATCGCTTCATCGTCCTCCCCAACATAGATCCTGAAATTGATGAGA AAAAACGAAGGCTGATGGGACTTCCTAGTTTCCTCACTGAGGTCGCTCAGAAAGAACTGGAGAATCTGGATTCCCGTATTCCTTCATGCAGTGTCATCTACATCCCCCTG ATTGGCTTCCTTCTTTCTATTCCCCGCCTGCCTTCCATGGTGGAGACCAGTGACTTTGAGATTGAGGGTCTGGACTTCATG TTCCTCTCAGAGGAGAAGCTGCACTACCGAAGTGCTCGAACCAAAGAGCTGGATGCATTGCTGGGGGACCTGCACTGCGACATCCGGG ACCAGGAGACTCTGCTGATGCACCAGCTGCAGTGTCAGGTGTTGGCACGGGCGGCTGTCTTGACCCGGGTGTTGGACCTTGCCTCCCGCCTGGATGTCTTGTTGGCTCTCGCCAGTGCCGCTCGGGACTATGGCTACTCAAGGCCCCGTTACTCCCCCCGGCTTCTTGGGGTACGAATTCAGAATGGCAG GCATCCTCTGATGGAACTCTGTGCCCGAACCTTTGTGCCCAACTCCGCAGAATGTGGGGGGGACAAAGGGAGGGTCAAAGTCATCACCGGACCCAACTCTTCAGGGAAGAGCATATACCTCAAACAG GTAGGCTTGATCACATTCATGGCCCTGGTGGGCAGCTTTGTGCCAGCAGAGGAAGCCGAAATCGGGGCAGTAGATGCCATCTTCACCCGAATTCACAGCTGCGAATCCATCTCCCTTGGCCTCTCCACCTTCATGATCGACCTCAACCAG GTGGCGAAAGCGGTGAACAATGCCACTGAGCAGTCTCTGGTCCTTATTGATGAATTCGGAAAGGGAACCAACACG GTGGATGGGCTCGCGCTTCTGGCCGCTGTGATCCGACACTGGCTGGCACTTGGACCCACGTGTCCCCACGTCTTCGTGGCCACCAACTTTCTGAGCCTCGTTCAGCTACAGCTGCTGCCACAGGGCCCCCTTGTGCAATATTTG ACCATGGAGACCTGTGAGGATGGGAACGACCTTGTCTTCTTCTATCAAGTGTGCGAAGGTGTTGCCAGTGCCAGCCATGCCTCCCACACAGCTGCCCAGGCTGGGCTTCCTGACAAACTCATTGCTCGTGGCAAGGAG GTCTCAGACTTCATCCGCAGTGGAAAACCCATCCAGCCTGTCAAGGAGCTGCTAAAGGAGAAGCAAATGGAAAA AACTATGGGGAGCCGGGGTCGCAGTGGGCTGCCCCTGGTGCAGGCCCCCTACACGGTTCTGCTGCTGCCACTGGAGACAAGCCACCAAGACCCAGGGGCCCGGAGCTTCTTCCTCTGG ctgcaGAGGATGCAGGCTCTGGAGAGGGAACAGGATGCCCTGTGGCAGGGGCTGGAGCTGCTGGAGCATAGCCAGGCCTGGTATGAGGGCCGCCTGAGGGAAGCCCAACAACAGCAGCTGCGTCTGGGGGCCCTTGGTGAG AATTTTCTAACAGATTCACACTCAGAGCCTGGCAGCCCCCAGTTAGCCCAGATTCAAAAGGTGAACATCTGTTTGCAGAATCTAATTCAGGGGAAg TTCTCTCCACATCCCTTGAACAAAGATAGTTCCTGCGCCACCCAAGACTGGAAGGGAAGGCCAAGGAAACAGAATTTGTGGCAGCAGCAGGTAAGCTGTAGagaagtggggggagggtggaaGCCCTGGGCCTCAGTGGGAGTGGGGAGCACAAACACCCAAactgtctctctcctcttctccaggAGCTGA
- the LOC105074054 gene encoding mutS protein homolog 5 isoform X9, which translates to MASVGATPGRTPQGPGPGEASTNFPCPAPVPGPGEAEEEEEEEPAEIHLCVLWNSGYLGIAYYDTSDSTIHFMPDAPDHESLKLLQRVLDEIDPQSVVTSAKQDENMTRFLGKLASQEHREPKRPEIIFLPSVDFGLEISKQRLLSGNYSFIPDSMTATEKILFLSSIIPFDCLLTVRALGGLLKFLARRRIGVELEDCNVSVPILGFKKFVLTHLVSIDQDTYSVLQIFKSESHPSVYKVASGLKEGLSLFGILNRCRCKWGEKLLRLWFTRPTQDLGELNSRLDVIQFFLLPQNLDMAQMLHRLLGHIKNVPLILKRMKLSHTKVSDWQVLYKTVYSALGLRDACRSLPQSIQLFRDIAQEFSDDLHHIASLIGKVVDFEGSLAENRFIVLPNIDPEIDEKKRRLMGLPSFLTEVAQKELENLDSRIPSCSVIYIPLIGFLLSIPRLPSMVETSDFEIEGLDFMFLSEEKLHYRSARTKELDALLGDLHCDIRDQETLLMHQLQCQVLARAAVLTRVLDLASRLDVLLALASAARDYGYSRPRYSPRLLGVRIQNGRHPLMELCARTFVPNSAECGGDKGRVKVITGPNSSGKSIYLKQVGLITFMALVGSFVPAEEAEIGAVDAIFTRIHSCESISLGLSTFMIDLNQVAKAVNNATEQSLVLIDEFGKGTNTVDGLALLAAVIRHWLALGPTCPHVFVATNFLSLVQLQLLPQGPLVQYLTMETCEDGNDLVFFYQVCEGVASASHASHTAAQAGLPDKLIARGKEVSDFIRSGKPIQPVKELLKEKQMENCQTLVDKFLKLDLEDPSLDLDIFMSQEVLLAATAIL; encoded by the exons ATGGCCTCCGTAGGAGCGACCCCAGGGAGGACGCCGCAGGGACCAGGCCCCGGCGAGGCCTCGACCAACTTCCCCTGCCCAGCGCCAGTACCAGGTCCCGGGGAGgccgaggaggaggaagaggaggagccgGCGGAG ATCCATCTGTGTGTGCTGTGGAATTCAGGATACCTGGGGATTGCCTACTATGACACTAGTGACTCCACCATCCACTTTATGCCAGATGCCCCAGACCATGAGAGCCTCAAGCTGCTCCAAAGAG TTCTGGATGAAATTGATCCCCAGTCTGTTGTTACGAGTGCCAAACAGGATGAGAATATGACTCGGTTTCTGGGGAAGCTTG CCTCCCAAGAGCACAGAGAGCCTAAGAGACCTGAAATCATATTTTTGCCCAGTGTGGATTTtg GTCTGGAGATAAGCAAACAGCGCCTCCTTTCTGGAAACTACTCCTTCATCCCGGACTCCATGACTGCCACTGAGAaaattctcttcctctcctccatcaTCCCCTTTGACTGCCTCCTCACG GTTCGAGCACTTGGAGGGCTGCTCAAGTTCCTGGCTCGAAGAAGAATCGGGGTTGAACTAGAAGACTGTAACGTCAGTGTGCCCATCCTGGGCTTTAAGAAATTTGTGTT GACCCACCTGGTGAGCATAGATCAAGACACTTACAG TGTTCTGCAGATATTTAAGAGTGAGTCTCATCCCTCGGTGTACAAAGTGGCCAGTGGACTCAAGGAGGGGCTCAGCCTCTTTG GAATCCTCAACAGATGCCGCTGTAAGTGGGGAGAGAAATTGCTCAG GCTATGGTTCACACGTCCAACTCAGGACCTGGGGGAACTAAATTCCCGTCTGGATGTCATTCAGTTTTTCCTGTTACCCCAGAATCTGGACATGGCTCAGATGCTGCATCGACTGCTGGGTCACATCAAGAACGTGCCT CTGATTCTTAAACGCATGAAGTTGTCCCACACCAAGGTCAGTGACTGGCAGGTTCTCTACAAG ACTGTGTACAGTGCCCTGGGCCTGAGGGATGCCTGCCGCTCCCTGCCCCAGTCCATTCAGCTCTTTAGGGACATTGCCCAAGAGTTCTCTGATGACCTACACCACATTGCCAGCCTCATTGGGAAAGTG GTAGACTTTGAGGGCAGTCTGGCTGAAAATCGCTTCATCGTCCTCCCCAACATAGATCCTGAAATTGATGAGA AAAAACGAAGGCTGATGGGACTTCCTAGTTTCCTCACTGAGGTCGCTCAGAAAGAACTGGAGAATCTGGATTCCCGTATTCCTTCATGCAGTGTCATCTACATCCCCCTG ATTGGCTTCCTTCTTTCTATTCCCCGCCTGCCTTCCATGGTGGAGACCAGTGACTTTGAGATTGAGGGTCTGGACTTCATG TTCCTCTCAGAGGAGAAGCTGCACTACCGAAGTGCTCGAACCAAAGAGCTGGATGCATTGCTGGGGGACCTGCACTGCGACATCCGGG ACCAGGAGACTCTGCTGATGCACCAGCTGCAGTGTCAGGTGTTGGCACGGGCGGCTGTCTTGACCCGGGTGTTGGACCTTGCCTCCCGCCTGGATGTCTTGTTGGCTCTCGCCAGTGCCGCTCGGGACTATGGCTACTCAAGGCCCCGTTACTCCCCCCGGCTTCTTGGGGTACGAATTCAGAATGGCAG GCATCCTCTGATGGAACTCTGTGCCCGAACCTTTGTGCCCAACTCCGCAGAATGTGGGGGGGACAAAGGGAGGGTCAAAGTCATCACCGGACCCAACTCTTCAGGGAAGAGCATATACCTCAAACAG GTAGGCTTGATCACATTCATGGCCCTGGTGGGCAGCTTTGTGCCAGCAGAGGAAGCCGAAATCGGGGCAGTAGATGCCATCTTCACCCGAATTCACAGCTGCGAATCCATCTCCCTTGGCCTCTCCACCTTCATGATCGACCTCAACCAG GTGGCGAAAGCGGTGAACAATGCCACTGAGCAGTCTCTGGTCCTTATTGATGAATTCGGAAAGGGAACCAACACG GTGGATGGGCTCGCGCTTCTGGCCGCTGTGATCCGACACTGGCTGGCACTTGGACCCACGTGTCCCCACGTCTTCGTGGCCACCAACTTTCTGAGCCTCGTTCAGCTACAGCTGCTGCCACAGGGCCCCCTTGTGCAATATTTG ACCATGGAGACCTGTGAGGATGGGAACGACCTTGTCTTCTTCTATCAAGTGTGCGAAGGTGTTGCCAGTGCCAGCCATGCCTCCCACACAGCTGCCCAGGCTGGGCTTCCTGACAAACTCATTGCTCGTGGCAAGGAG GTCTCAGACTTCATCCGCAGTGGAAAACCCATCCAGCCTGTCAAGGAGCTGCTAAAGGAGAAGCAAATGGAAAA TTGCCAGACATTAGTAGATAAGTTTCTGAAACTGGATTTGGAAGATCCCAGTCTGGACCTGGACATTTTCATGAGTCAGGAAGTGCTGCTTGCCGCCACCGCCATCCTCTGA
- the LOC105074054 gene encoding mutS protein homolog 5 isoform X1 produces MASVGATPGRTPQGPGPGEASTNFPCPAPVPGPGEAEEEEEEEPAEIHLCVLWNSGYLGIAYYDTSDSTIHFMPDAPDHESLKLLQRVLDEIDPQSVVTSAKQDENMTRFLGKLASQEHREPKRPEIIFLPSVDFGLEISKQRLLSGNYSFIPDSMTATEKILFLSSIIPFDCLLTVRALGGLLKFLARRRIGVELEDCNVSVPILGFKKFVLTHLVSIDQDTYSVLQIFKSESHPSVYKVASGLKEGLSLFGSLPTPLPTGILNRCRCKWGEKLLRLWFTRPTQDLGELNSRLDVIQFFLLPQNLDMAQMLHRLLGHIKNVPLILKRMKLSHTKVSDWQVLYKTVYSALGLRDACRSLPQSIQLFRDIAQEFSDDLHHIASLIGKVVDFEGSLAENRFIVLPNIDPEIDEKKRRLMGLPSFLTEVAQKELENLDSRIPSCSVIYIPLIGFLLSIPRLPSMVETSDFEIEGLDFMFLSEEKLHYRSARTKELDALLGDLHCDIRDQETLLMHQLQCQVLARAAVLTRVLDLASRLDVLLALASAARDYGYSRPRYSPRLLGVRIQNGRHPLMELCARTFVPNSAECGGDKGRVKVITGPNSSGKSIYLKQVGLITFMALVGSFVPAEEAEIGAVDAIFTRIHSCESISLGLSTFMIDLNQVAKAVNNATEQSLVLIDEFGKGTNTVDGLALLAAVIRHWLALGPTCPHVFVATNFLSLVQLQLLPQGPLVQYLTMETCEDGNDLVFFYQVCEGVASASHASHTAAQAGLPDKLIARGKEVSDFIRSGKPIQPVKELLKEKQMEKTMGSRGRSGLPLVQAPYTVLLLPLETSHQDPGARSFFLWLQRMQALEREQDALWQGLELLEHSQAWYEGRLREAQQQQLRLGALGENFLTDSHSEPGSPQLAQIQKVNICLQNLIQGKFSPHPLNKDSSCATQDWKGRPRKQNLWQQQVSCREVGGGWKPWASVGVGSTNTQTVSLLFSRS; encoded by the exons ATGGCCTCCGTAGGAGCGACCCCAGGGAGGACGCCGCAGGGACCAGGCCCCGGCGAGGCCTCGACCAACTTCCCCTGCCCAGCGCCAGTACCAGGTCCCGGGGAGgccgaggaggaggaagaggaggagccgGCGGAG ATCCATCTGTGTGTGCTGTGGAATTCAGGATACCTGGGGATTGCCTACTATGACACTAGTGACTCCACCATCCACTTTATGCCAGATGCCCCAGACCATGAGAGCCTCAAGCTGCTCCAAAGAG TTCTGGATGAAATTGATCCCCAGTCTGTTGTTACGAGTGCCAAACAGGATGAGAATATGACTCGGTTTCTGGGGAAGCTTG CCTCCCAAGAGCACAGAGAGCCTAAGAGACCTGAAATCATATTTTTGCCCAGTGTGGATTTtg GTCTGGAGATAAGCAAACAGCGCCTCCTTTCTGGAAACTACTCCTTCATCCCGGACTCCATGACTGCCACTGAGAaaattctcttcctctcctccatcaTCCCCTTTGACTGCCTCCTCACG GTTCGAGCACTTGGAGGGCTGCTCAAGTTCCTGGCTCGAAGAAGAATCGGGGTTGAACTAGAAGACTGTAACGTCAGTGTGCCCATCCTGGGCTTTAAGAAATTTGTGTT GACCCACCTGGTGAGCATAGATCAAGACACTTACAG TGTTCTGCAGATATTTAAGAGTGAGTCTCATCCCTCGGTGTACAAAGTGGCCAGTGGACTCAAGGAGGGGCTCAGCCTCTTTG GCTCACTCCCTACCCCACTCCCAACAGGAATCCTCAACAGATGCCGCTGTAAGTGGGGAGAGAAATTGCTCAG GCTATGGTTCACACGTCCAACTCAGGACCTGGGGGAACTAAATTCCCGTCTGGATGTCATTCAGTTTTTCCTGTTACCCCAGAATCTGGACATGGCTCAGATGCTGCATCGACTGCTGGGTCACATCAAGAACGTGCCT CTGATTCTTAAACGCATGAAGTTGTCCCACACCAAGGTCAGTGACTGGCAGGTTCTCTACAAG ACTGTGTACAGTGCCCTGGGCCTGAGGGATGCCTGCCGCTCCCTGCCCCAGTCCATTCAGCTCTTTAGGGACATTGCCCAAGAGTTCTCTGATGACCTACACCACATTGCCAGCCTCATTGGGAAAGTG GTAGACTTTGAGGGCAGTCTGGCTGAAAATCGCTTCATCGTCCTCCCCAACATAGATCCTGAAATTGATGAGA AAAAACGAAGGCTGATGGGACTTCCTAGTTTCCTCACTGAGGTCGCTCAGAAAGAACTGGAGAATCTGGATTCCCGTATTCCTTCATGCAGTGTCATCTACATCCCCCTG ATTGGCTTCCTTCTTTCTATTCCCCGCCTGCCTTCCATGGTGGAGACCAGTGACTTTGAGATTGAGGGTCTGGACTTCATG TTCCTCTCAGAGGAGAAGCTGCACTACCGAAGTGCTCGAACCAAAGAGCTGGATGCATTGCTGGGGGACCTGCACTGCGACATCCGGG ACCAGGAGACTCTGCTGATGCACCAGCTGCAGTGTCAGGTGTTGGCACGGGCGGCTGTCTTGACCCGGGTGTTGGACCTTGCCTCCCGCCTGGATGTCTTGTTGGCTCTCGCCAGTGCCGCTCGGGACTATGGCTACTCAAGGCCCCGTTACTCCCCCCGGCTTCTTGGGGTACGAATTCAGAATGGCAG GCATCCTCTGATGGAACTCTGTGCCCGAACCTTTGTGCCCAACTCCGCAGAATGTGGGGGGGACAAAGGGAGGGTCAAAGTCATCACCGGACCCAACTCTTCAGGGAAGAGCATATACCTCAAACAG GTAGGCTTGATCACATTCATGGCCCTGGTGGGCAGCTTTGTGCCAGCAGAGGAAGCCGAAATCGGGGCAGTAGATGCCATCTTCACCCGAATTCACAGCTGCGAATCCATCTCCCTTGGCCTCTCCACCTTCATGATCGACCTCAACCAG GTGGCGAAAGCGGTGAACAATGCCACTGAGCAGTCTCTGGTCCTTATTGATGAATTCGGAAAGGGAACCAACACG GTGGATGGGCTCGCGCTTCTGGCCGCTGTGATCCGACACTGGCTGGCACTTGGACCCACGTGTCCCCACGTCTTCGTGGCCACCAACTTTCTGAGCCTCGTTCAGCTACAGCTGCTGCCACAGGGCCCCCTTGTGCAATATTTG ACCATGGAGACCTGTGAGGATGGGAACGACCTTGTCTTCTTCTATCAAGTGTGCGAAGGTGTTGCCAGTGCCAGCCATGCCTCCCACACAGCTGCCCAGGCTGGGCTTCCTGACAAACTCATTGCTCGTGGCAAGGAG GTCTCAGACTTCATCCGCAGTGGAAAACCCATCCAGCCTGTCAAGGAGCTGCTAAAGGAGAAGCAAATGGAAAA AACTATGGGGAGCCGGGGTCGCAGTGGGCTGCCCCTGGTGCAGGCCCCCTACACGGTTCTGCTGCTGCCACTGGAGACAAGCCACCAAGACCCAGGGGCCCGGAGCTTCTTCCTCTGG ctgcaGAGGATGCAGGCTCTGGAGAGGGAACAGGATGCCCTGTGGCAGGGGCTGGAGCTGCTGGAGCATAGCCAGGCCTGGTATGAGGGCCGCCTGAGGGAAGCCCAACAACAGCAGCTGCGTCTGGGGGCCCTTGGTGAG AATTTTCTAACAGATTCACACTCAGAGCCTGGCAGCCCCCAGTTAGCCCAGATTCAAAAGGTGAACATCTGTTTGCAGAATCTAATTCAGGGGAAg TTCTCTCCACATCCCTTGAACAAAGATAGTTCCTGCGCCACCCAAGACTGGAAGGGAAGGCCAAGGAAACAGAATTTGTGGCAGCAGCAGGTAAGCTGTAGagaagtggggggagggtggaaGCCCTGGGCCTCAGTGGGAGTGGGGAGCACAAACACCCAAactgtctctctcctcttctccaggAGCTGA